In Leopardus geoffroyi isolate Oge1 chromosome D1, O.geoffroyi_Oge1_pat1.0, whole genome shotgun sequence, the genomic stretch CATAGCTGGGCATTCACAACTTTTTCTAACTTCTCGGGTGATGCTAATGTGCAGCAAGGATTGAAAATTACTCCTCTTTTTTTAACAAACAGACACACCCTATTTctctttgaatgatttttttttcactgcttcAGAAATTTCAATCCATCatcaaaagacagaaatgtaACAACTTTGAAAACActcaccaaaagaaagaaaaaacaaagtgctACAGTTTCCCAAAGCAACGTCCGAATTGTTTTGAACCATTCTTATTAGAATAAACATGTACCTTCTTAGGGGaccatttagaaaatatataaaacttgtcACTTGCTCATTCATCTTCGATCAATGAACTTTTGGGCTGCTATGTTTTTGttaattgtaaataaagctgctatagacATTTATGTGCAAGTCTTTGTACAGATGtaagctttcatttattttgcataaaTACTTAGGAGAATAGCTGAGTCATAAgactatttataataaaaaatgaagggggcacctgggtggctcagtcggttaagcgtctgacttcggcttgggtcacgatctcatggttcgtgggctcgagccccacgtctggctctgtgctgacagctcagagcctggagcctgcttcggattctgtgtttcctgctcacgctctctctgtctctcaaaattaaatagacattaaaaaaattttttttttaatgaaagctatGTATAATAATGTATGCTTGCAAGAAACTGTCAACATGTCCTCCAATACTTAATTTCACACTCCATCCTACAATATATGAGAGTTTCAGGAGCTCTACGTCCTTATCGACATTAGATACTTTCAGGCATTTGGATTTTAGCCACTCTCAAAAGTATAAACGTTGACATAATTATGGCTTAAATTTACATTGCCATCATGATTAATACtgaccatttttttcttgtttttttttttaatgttttgatttattttgagagagagagaaaaggagggagacagcacaagtggaggaggggcggagagagagggagagagaaagaatgctaagcaggctccaggctcagcacagagcccgatggcagggctcaatcccatgactgtgagatcatgacctgagctgaaatcaagagttggacacttaaccaactgagccacccaggcatccccattttttcttgtttttataggCCATTCACATATCTTCGATTGCAAAGTGACTATTCaaatctttcacccatttttttaggtaaactttttattttgagataattgtagactcacatgcagttgtaagaaataatacagacatTCTGTGTACCTTTCACCTAGTGTACCCCAACGGGTAACACCTTGTAAAACTGtagtacatggggcgcctgggtggctcagtcagttgagtgtccaatttcagctcaggtcatgatctcatagctcgtgggtttgagccccacgtcgggctctgcgccgacagctcagagcctggagcctgctttggattctgtgtctccctctctctccgcccctaacCCGCTCACATtcagtctctgtctttctcaaaaataaataaacattaagaaaaaattaaaactgtagtACAATATCACAGCCAGTTACCACCATTGCTACCGTCATCACATTAAGATTTACCCCTTTGTCCATATACTCATTTGTGCATATGTATTAGTTATACATGATTTTATAACACGTATGCACCGTATTCCCGTGTTCACCATCAGTCAAGATCCAGAACAGTTCCGTCATCACAAGGAGCCCTCATGTTGCTCTTCCATAACCATATCCACCCATCCCTAAACTCTGCAACCGCTAACCTATCTCCATTTATAAACTGTGTCATTTGAAAAGTATTGTAGAAATGGAATTATAGAGTCCATAACCTtttgggatgattttttttcactcataATTCCCTGGAGAGTCATCTAAGTTGTTGcttgtatcaatagtttgtttcttcttcttttttttaaataagtggtaTTCCATGGTGTGGATATTCCATAGTTTAACAGTTTACCCAATGAAAGACATATAGGTTGTTTACGGTTTTTCATTATTATGACTAAAGCTAAGTGATCATCTCGTATAGGTTTtttgctgggccatatggtaattGCATGGCTTGTTTCTAAGGAAAtgtaaactgttttccagagtggtggtatcattttacattcccactagcagtttATAAGGGATCCAGTTTCTCTGCACATTCACCGACATTGGGTGTTCACTAGTTACTATTCTGATAGGTATGTGGTGATATATAATTGTGGCTTCAGTTTCATTgctctgatggctaatgatgttgaacttttttttttcaggtgcttatatgccatctgtatatcctcttccgtgagttttctggtttttttctatGTTTCAATTGAAATGTTTAGTCTTTTGCTcttgagttttgaaagttcttCATATATGTTCTCGATACTAATCCTTTGTCAGgtgtgtggtttgcaaatattttgtcccagTCCGTAGCTTATCTTTTTATCCTCTTAACAAGATCTGTTACAGAGCAAACCTTTTTCATGTTGATGGgtccaatttatccattttttttttcttttgtggatggTGCTTTTgttgtcaagtctaagaacttgTTACTTAGCTCTacatctcaaatattttctattgttttctaaaagtagttttacattttatatttaaatctgtcatcaattttgacttaatttttgtgtaagtAATGAGGTTCAAGTcaagattttgagagagagagagtacaagcatgggaggggcaaagggagaggaagagaatctcaagcaggctctatgcccagcatagagtccattgcagggctcgatctcacgaccatgagccaaaatcaagactcagacacttaaccaactgacctacccaggcaccccttgttagTGCTTTTATATCTcagctaagaaatctttgcttactACAAGGGCATGAAGACATTCTCCTGTGTAGTCTTCTAGAATATTTATCAATTATGTCTTCTATATTTAAGGctataatctattttgaattatttatgtgTATGAACTAAGGGAGGGATTGAAGAGGTTTTTTGCCTCCCTCCTTttgatatccagtttttccagcaccatttgttaaaactAGTCTACTTTCCTATTGAGTTGGCTTGGTGATTTGGTTAAAAATCAGTTTACCATacatgtatggatttatttcttgACTCTATTCTGTCGTATTGATTTATTTGCTTAGCCTTACGCCAAAACCACACTGCTTCTTATAATGTAGCTTCAGAATACATCTTGAAATCAGATCTTGTTAGTTCTCCAAATCTGTTctcttcaagattattttggttaTTCCACATCACTTGCATTTATATAGGTTTTCTATAATCAGATTGCCAAAATCTTCAAAAAatcttgcctgggtggctcagtcggttaggtgtctgactttggctcaggtcatgatctcacagttggtggtgtgggttcgagccccatgttgggttctgtgctgaatgcttgctcagagcctggagcctgctttggattctgtttcttctctctctgccctcccccacttgggctctgtctcactctgtctctcaaagataaataaatgtaataaaaattttttaaaagaaaaatcttgctggaattttgattagGATTTCATTGACTCCATAGATGAATTTAGGAAagtagatattttaatatttttcaaaaccattGATTTTGgtcttctttactttctctctgCAGTCTTTTGGAGTTTTCAGCATAGGGACTTTGCACATCTTTTGGTTAATTCtatatttgatcatttttgtggtattgttattgtttttatttatttttttcactttaagaacagctatagttttttaaaaatttaccctGCATCCTGTGACCTTACTAAATTCACTTACTAATTCTGgtagctttattttgttttgtttattttttttaactttattttgagagagacagagagacagaaagcatgagtgggggaggggtaaagtgggagagagggaatcctaagcaggttctgcacggtCAGTGAGAGCCAGAcagagggcttgatctcatgaaccgtgagatcatgacctgagctgaaatcaagagtcagctgcttaatctactgagttacccaggtgtcccttgtttgtttgtttgttttaaagattttatacgGTTTTCTACATATAGGATCATGTAATCTGAGAATgagagttttactttttatttcttcttaataacATGTGTGTCCTTTGTTTCtaacttattataaagctaggGCTTcagtaaaatattgaaagaaatggTGGGAGCGTACATCTTTGTTTCAATTCAGGGAAAAAACATTAATGATTTCACTATTAAATATGTTATCATTTGTAGTTTTTTCAAAGATACTCTTTACCAGCTTGAGGAAATTTACTCCTATTCCtggttttccaaaaaaaaattttttgtcatgaatgaatgttcaattgtgtaaaatgatttttttgcatgtattgacataattttctctcttattctgttaaaattacaaattacattgattttcaaatgtaaaattaacCTTATATTCTTGGGGGACCACTTTGGTCATGATGCAGAatccttcttgtatttttttttttttcaacgtttatttatttttgggacagagagagacagagcatgaacgggggaggggcagagagagagggagacacagaagcggaaacaggctccaggctctgagccatcagcccagagcctgacgcggggctcgaactcacggaccgcgagatcgtgacctggctgaagtcggacgcttaaccgactgcgccacccaggcgcccccttcttgTATATTTTTGGAACCAATTTGCTAATATATCGTTACggatttttgcatctctgttcaggaaggacataatttttcttttcttgtatgtaatttttcttttgtttaaataaaattgcaaTGCTATAAGGAAGTGTTATGCTGATTTCACAAAATACACtgagaaatgttttttcttcctctattttctgaGTGTATGTAAGGttagtattatttctttattaaatatttgataaaattcacaaGTTAAATTACATGGGCCAATAGTTATCTTtatggaaagattttttaaaaaataaatccaagttcCTAAATAGACATTTACAGCAAGGTGGTGGAGGATGGATAGAGTTCCCACACTTTTGCagcaaaactgtctttatttaagATCAGGGGTTAGCTTAAGGCCATTCCACATGAGCACACAGATGGCCCCAGTATCCTGGGTTTTCTCTGTACCCTTTCATTCTCTTGGTTCCTGGATCATCACCAAAACCTATGGAAACAAGAAAAGGTCCCGGTTAGCAAACTGTCAGAACTGGCAAATCAGGTAACATCTGTAGGCCCAGAAAACTGAAGAGAACTTTTGTTTCCTCAATCTGTATTTATTGAGACTTTACCATGCATTCAGCTCAGAGttaaaagatagaaataagaGGAGCAGTGGGGGACACCCATTGCCTCTAAGTCAAGAGCGAAGGGCAAATCCCTATAGTTGTgcctggggagaggaggcagagagaacagaacaCATGCCTGGTCTGATGAGCTCAGGCTCTGCACAGAACCAAGAAGAGTGGCTGCAGCTCAGCGAGAAGCGGTAGGTCCCTTGTGTTTCACTCTCAGACTGAGGTCTGAACTGGGAGGCCTCCCTGGACAGGACTCTCCGCACCCAGCAACGGCATCCCAATAGGTAGGCAACCGGGGCTGAAACACCTGCATTCCTAACAGTTTGGTACAGGACCTCCGGGGTCCGAATCAGATTACCGGGCtcttccccacaccccacactCAAAATGGTTTTGGTGGAGCTAAGAGCACTTGAATGTTTCACAAGCTCCCAGGTAACTAGATGACTAGCCACAGCACCCAAACTGATTCCTCACATGACAAGGGAAGGCAAAGCATCCGGAATAATGCTGAGAGGTCAGCATTCTGGGCTCTTTGTTCTGCAAAGCTGCCAGCTGGCTGAGGtaacttttctctctcctggaaCCCCTCCACGCAACTTATGTCCTGGGGGTACTTACCCCACTTTGTTCCTGCCACACCTTCTAAGGtatgggcaggggtggggaaggaaacgGGATACTGCTGTCAGACAGACTTGGACTCTGTCCAAGGAAACTCAGgaaatcatttcacttttttgagTTTTAGTCGCTTACTAAATATAGATAATGATATGTCCTCAAAGAATTTTCTAAGGATTCAATGAGAGAGTGCATATAGTGCCTGATACAAAGCAAGCACCTGCTAAGTGCCAGCCGATACTGTTCATTAGCGGACTGTGACCTCCAAGAGGGCAGGcaacatgccttttttttctcctgctggaCCTGGCCCCAGAGTAGTCGGTCATGTTTGTGGAACCGAAGAAGGAGGCCAAATTCAAAGGAAGGAAGCCAAATTGGTGCTAAGACCTGAAGTGTCTGCAAATACAAAGCCTGTAGGCAGACATGCTAAAACAGGAAGTGAAgcgcccttcccccacctccattcacgcctcccccactcacttgcctCCACTTCCGGtctttgtctcctctcctctccttcaagattatctttcattttaggtagtagtagtagtaataataataatagtagttaGTGTTTACTGAATGATCGCCATGCATCAGGCACTGTCCTCAGCTCTTTGGCTGTATTATCCCAAGGaaccctcacaacagccctgggaGACAGGTACTGGCACGATCTCCATTGTCTGGTGAAGAAACCGAGGAATACAGAGGTCAGGAGcttgccccaagtcacacaaCTTGAGCCTGGTGGAACCGGGAAAGGAAGCCAGGCCGGCTACATGCTCCAGGTGCCtgaggagggtgtgtgtgtgtgcttgaggTACGTGCATAGTGTGGCTGAGGTGGTGGTGCGTGCGGTGTATACAcggtggtgtgtatgtgtgtgtgcacgtgcacgtatACGCAGAGAGTCAGTGGGGGAGCGTGCAGAACACTTGCCCTCTGGATGCGCCAgccccctgcagccctgcagAGCTACCTAGCTCCTAGCACTacagagctttttcttttcttttttattggtggggggggggagggggggttcatagatggcctttattatgttgaggtatgttcccatatgtgtgtgtgtgtgtgtatatatatatcagtatatatatatcagtatatatgtcacatatatatgtgtgtgtatatatatatatatacacacacatacatatatatataatttattgtcaaactggtttccacacaacacccagtgctcatcccgacaggtgccctcctcaatgccaacAGGAAGGTATCCATTCTTACTGCCCtttggggaacagagagaaacCAGAAAGGAGGCCAAAGTGGGAGAAGAGGACAGCTCATAGGAAGCAATTGGCTTCTTCTGTCCCAAGCCCATCCTCATTCTGTCCCTTCCTTGGTTGATGTGTGCCTCAAGCCTCCGGTGCAGTGAGAGTGTCTGCCAGGGCTGATGCCGTGCTCACTTGGATGTGGCCCCCAGTGCCTATAGGCATCCTCTGACTAGCTCGAACCAAGGGTGCCGATGGTCTTCTTGTCCACAGGATGAAGTTCCACAAGCCATGTGCTGTCACGTGAACAGGATGGCATAGCCCAGCAGGCTGCCTGATCTCACACACGGAGCAGATCCACCCCCACCATTTAATGAACCAGTCGCCCGGTCAGTGATCCAGTCTAGAGAGTGTCTACCTGGACAGGATGCTGGGCATTAACGACAGGTGGAGTTTGGCTCTGAGGCCCTGTGGACTGGCTGCCTTTGGAAGCATCCTAGAAGCAGCACCCAGGGTTCCAGAGGGCTGAGACAATCTTCTTGTATTCCCTACGGAAGTTCTGGTTCAGGAGCCCGTAGACTATGGCATTAAGGCAGCTGTTGAAGTAAGCCAGGTAGTAGCTGGTGACAAAGAGCCCGTCCGGGACCTGGGGAGCTATTCTTTCTGGGTCGATGGCCACAGCAAGGCCAATGCAGTTCAGCGGGGCCCAGCAGATAGCGAAGATCACAAACACCACGAACGTGGTTAGGAAGCTCCGGACATTGCTGGGCCTCAGGCGCAGCTTGGTCTCCAGCTTGGCCTTCCTGTGGGACTGGAGCACCAGCACCCAGATGCGCAGGTAGCAGAAGGACACGACAGCaatggggaggaggaagtgaatGACTACCACTGCCACTGTGTACTGTGTGCTGGCCGTCTGGATGAAGGTGCAGGAGTAGATGCGTGGGTCGTACTCCAGGGACCCCACGAAAAAGTTGGGCACCAAGGCCACCAGAGTGAGCAGCCAGATGAGACAGATGTAGACGGCGGTGTTCCAGTGCCGGTAGATCCGGTGGTAAGCCGTGCTGTGACAGATGTAGCAGTAGCGGTTAATGGCGATGGCAGTGATGTTGAAGACAGAGCCAATGACACTCAGGCCCAGCACGAAGCCACTGGCCTtgcagtgcccctcccccagggcccagccGTCATGGAAGATGGCCACGAGGATTAGCGGGTAGGGGTACAAGGCCACCACCAGGTCAGCTGATGCCAGGCTCACCAAGAACAGATTACCTGGAACAGGAAACAGGGAGCAAGAGTCAGCAAGAGACCCCACAATTTCTCCTCTGTCGAATATCCTACCCTTTATCCAGTTACCTTAAACAGTTACTTAAAAGCTACGGAGCTATTAGTCCTGGGGATGGAACAGTGGCTTTTGGAGGCACAGCGTTCAGGGCTCACACAGCATCTCTGCTGCTCACTGTGTGACTGAGGCAAGTTACGCAGGCGCTCCAGGCCTCATCTTTCTCATTCGCAGAATGGGAATAATGATACCTACTTTACA encodes the following:
- the MTNR1B gene encoding melatonin receptor type 1B, whose translation is MPENISYANCCEAGELAMRPDWPGTGRARPSGTARPLWEAPALSTVLIVTTAVDVVGNLLVILSVLRNRKLRNAGNLFLVSLASADLVVALYPYPLILVAIFHDGWALGEGHCKASGFVLGLSVIGSVFNITAIAINRYCYICHSTAYHRIYRHWNTAVYICLIWLLTLVALVPNFFVGSLEYDPRIYSCTFIQTASTQYTVAVVVIHFLLPIAVVSFCYLRIWVLVLQSHRKAKLETKLRLRPSNVRSFLTTFVVFVIFAICWAPLNCIGLAVAIDPERIAPQVPDGLFVTSYYLAYFNSCLNAIVYGLLNQNFRREYKKIVSALWNPGCCF